GTTACTGGTAATGGGATGCAGGGCCGACTTAAAGGTACGGGCACTGGCGCCATCGTGGCACCCCGCTGAGCCACAAGCTGCGGTCGTAAACGTATGGTCCATGCGAATTTGAAACCATAAAGGATAAGCATGACAGCCTTCGCACACGTCCAATGTGGGTGGATGGGTAGGTGCTTTAAAACCGATAGCCGGATTTGTGCCGTCATGACAGCCTGCCTGGGCACAACCGGTAGTGAACGTATGATCAAACCTGACGGCAGCCCAACTACCGGGTATATGACAAAACTCACAGGAATCGGAAGTAGGCGGATGATTCGCGGATTTATCCGCAGGACTGTGACACCCGGTACTGACACAATTGGGCTGTGTTACGTTGTTATGATCAAACGGAATGATAACCGGTATCCACTGCCCTGCTGTATGGCAAGCCTGACAAATATCCGTTGTACCGGGATGCAGGGTGGATTTATCGGCCGCACTATGACAACCCGCAGCGGTACAATCCACCTCAAGACTTTGGCTATGGTCGAAGGGGGTACGCACCGGAATCCACAAACCGGCCACGTGACAGGCTGAACACACATTCGTTGTTGCCGGGTGGTTGGGGGTTTTATCCGCCGCGCTGTGACAACCGAAGGATACACAGGAGGCCACATTTGCCTGATCATGGCGGAATGGCAGCAACAAGGGTGTCCAAGCTCCCGCCAGATGGCAAGCCTCACATGCATCGGTGGTTGCCGGATGCTGCATGGATTTTCCGGGAGCGATTTGACCATTGTGGCAACGCCCGCAAACATCACTGGTCTGGCTATGGTCAAAAGGTACGATCAAGGACTGCCAGGCGGTATTGACGTGACAAGCCCCGCAAATATCTGATGTCAGCGGATGGTTGGCGGATTTATCCGTTGCCGTATGACAACCTACTGCATTACAGCTGGTTTCCAGCGTCAATGAGTGATCGAAGGGCGTATTAATTTGCAACCAAGATGTGGTTTGGTGGCAAAGTTCACATTGATCCGTGGTAACCGCCGGATGGTTCGGCCCCTTATCGGCGGCAGTATGACAACCCATAACAGTACAACCGGTGCCGGCCAATATTGCACTGTGATCAAAGGGTAAATTAGGAACTAACCAATCGGGATAGCTGTGGCACAGTTCGCAAGCCTCTGTTGTGGGCGGATGCTGCGGTGATTTGTAGGTTGGTATTCCCTGACCGTTGTGGCAGCCAATCGAGGCACAATTACCGGTGACCTGGTTATGATCAAACAATACCGGTAGCCAGGAACCCAGTGTGTGGTGACACATACTGCAGAAATCGTTAGTCGGAGGATGATTTACCGATTTGTCTGCTGCGCTATGACAATTGGATGTTTCACAGGTGTTACTCAGAGCCTGAGAATGATCAAACGGTACTATAAAGGGCATCCAAGCCGTAGTGCTGTGGCAGCGTTCACATGCCGCCGTGGTAGGCGGATGAGTTGCGTGTTTATCCGTATCAGCATGACATCCTGCTATTGCACAATTGGTGACATCCGCTTGGTCATGGGGGAACGGAGTTAATACCGGAATCCAACGTCCGCCTTCATGACACAAATGACATGCATCGGTAGTGGGAGGATGGATAGCGGGTTTTTCATTGAGACTGTGACAACCGGCAGTGATACACGTTGGGCTTAGAATCTGTGAATGATCTATCGGCACTTGAACGGGTAACCAACCGGCAACACTATGACAGGCTTCACAGGCGTTGGTGGTTTGTGGATGTGTCGTCCCTTTACCCTGCCCGAAACCGGTACCGTCATGGCAACCGGCATTACCGCAACTACCGATTACATGGGCGTGATTTAATGGTGTGGTATACGGTAACCAGCCTGCAGGGGTATGACAAAACTGGCAGGAACTGGTGGTAATGGGATGGCTCGGTGTTTTTTCCAAATCACTATGACATCCCATACCGGTACAGGTACTGGTATCCACCAAGCTGTGGTCAAAATCGCCTATACGCCAGGTTGATGTTAAATGACAGGCACCGCAATCATCTACCGTTAAAATATGATCACTGCGCTTACCTGTGGCGATTTTTCCATTGTGGCAGTCGCGGCAGGGTGAATGCCCCACCACACTGTGGTCAAACAGCTGCGCCGCGCTAAACACAAATCCTCGGGTGGAATGGCAAGCTTCGCAGCTGGCATTGGTCTGAAGGTGATCCGGAGATTTGCCTATGGCAAACAAGCCGTCATGACACTCTTCGCAAGTAACCGGTACGTCTTCGAAGTTGGCGTTGATGTGACATTGGTCGCAATCAATGTCGGCGTGAGCGTCTTCCAGAGCGAAGCCGGTTTCCAGATGATCGAAAGCAGGCAATGCGGCAGACTCAGTCGTGTCTGCAGCCAACAATGACATTGGCACCAGGCTGAGTATTAATATCACACAGACAACAAGCCCTATAACACCCAGCGGCTGTGCCTTAACGTTTGATTGAATCTGTGCCCTACTTGGGTATGTCTTCCCAAACTTCAAACCGCATCCCCCATACTTCCCGCCAACTGCGTAGAGAATTACAAAGCCCGGGACACAAACACAGTAAACCCACTCCGGAAACGACAAGTCACCGAATGGTTTCTCTTATGTTTGGATAGCGTTACGCCAGCGAGTAACCAATAACCCGGAACTCTCTGAGGTAGCGCCACTGCCCCCAGTTATGACGTGAGTTTTTTTGTAGTGGGAAATTTAGTGGACCTGTACCGCCCGTACTTCCTATACCGAATCCACCACTACTAACATTGCGTGTTTGACTACTTAGCCACAATGCTTGTGGTTAAGTAGTAAAATTCCCATAAGTCATAACTGCTTTTTGCTCGGCTGATGCAACAAGAGTTTCTTTTAGTCTTTGATTTTTAACGCCAAGGACCTGAGACCTTGCATTCGCGCTTAAATTCTATGTCGAAACTCTGCTAATACTCGGCTGCAACCGCACGATTTCTAATTGCGCCTTAGTTTAACCGAGAACGAGCTAGGAAGTGGCTGATTTGTTTGTAGGATATATTGAATTTTACGTAGGTTTTTTGCTTAGTTTTTCTTAACCATACACTCCGCAGAACCCAAAACCCTACGGAGCGTATGCGTAGTCAGAGTGTTGCCCAACTTCGCTGTTTTGGTTACATACCACAACCCATACCACCGCTGATCACAATAGTGTGATCCACGGGCAGCGAATCCAACTGGCCATCATTGACCACCAAAGTCACAATATAGGTGCCCGCTGCGTTAAAGCTTTGGGTGGCAAAGGGGCCGGTTAATATAGCCGTGCCAATGGTCCAAGTATAGTTTAGAGGATCATTTTCCGGATCTGCGGACAAAGTACCATCAAACGTATAGTTAGTATTGCAAAATCCCGTGGCGGGACCGGTGATCACCGCTGTGGGTGCGTTATTACCACCCACGGTGCCACCGCCTCCTCCACCGGTTGGTGGTGGAACTGTTCCACCCCCGGTAGTACCACACAAGGTTGAGTCCGGGTTGTTTAACCAACCGGAGGTGTTATGGCACAAGACACAGTCCAGATTGGTTACTCCACAATTTCCGTGCCCGCCCTCATCTGCTGTAGTGTGGCATCCGGAATCTTTACAAGTCGCTGCAATATTGGTGACCTGGGTATGATCGAAGGGCACTAGAATGCTCAACCAACTGACACCCACTTGATGACAACTATCGCAGGTATTTGTAGTTTGCGGATGCAATGCCCCTTTTCCGGTAGCGACGGTGCCATTATGGCAATTTTGGCAGAGATCCGTGGTTTCGGTGTGAGCAAAAGGCAACAACAACGGTCTCCAAGTACTGTTAGTATGACACAGCTCACAGGCGTTGCTGGTAACGGGGTGTGCTGCAGATTTAAAGGTACGACTGCTTGCCCCATCATGACATAAGGAACTGGTACAGCCGGCACTGGTGAAAACATGATCGAAAGTTGTTAAATCGGCCCACAAAGGATAGGTATGACAGTTCTCACAATTGGGTACCGTAGCAGGATGCACGGGTGCTTGGATATGACACCCGGCATTGGTGCAACCCGTAGTGTAGGAATGTGATGGAGCCAAAGTCACATCCCGCCAAGAAGTGGTGACGTGACACAATTCGCAGGCATCACTGCTGGGTGGGTGTACCACCGGTTTTTCATTGGAATTATGACATCCCAAACTGGCACAGTTGGGTTGAATGATGGCATTGTGGTCCAACGGCAGGCGCAAATTTAGAAAGGCTGCACCGGATTGGTGGCACAAAGCGCAATCCGTTACCGTCACCGGGTGTAGTGACGATTTTCCCGTAGCAATAGTTCCATTGTGGCAATTTATACAGACATCGACCGTATGGCTGTGGGCAATGGGTGTTTGCAACGGCAGCCACCGACCTGAGCTATGACAGGCCTCACAAACATTGCTGGTCAGCGGGTGTGCCGGTGATTTATCCGCTGCGTTGTGACACCCACCTGAACTACAACTACCCAACACTTGGGAATGATCCAATGGTTGAATATAGGGCAACCAGGACACAAATATATGGCAAAACTCACAGGCATCTGTGGTTAGGGGATGGTTGAGAGCTTTGTTTAAACCACTATGACACCCGGCACGGGAGCAAGTACCCGTATCCTGATTGGTGTGGTCAAACAAGCTGACGAACCAACTGTCCACCCCATGGCACAAACCGCAATCGGATTGAGTCAGAATATGGTTCGCCGGCTTACCGCCGGCATTGACGCTGTTGTGGCAAGCGGCACAATTACTGGTCCCAATACCACTATGGTCAAATAATTGAGTGCCACTGACTTGAAAACCATCTGTTGTGTGACAGCGATCACAGGGCAATGTAACCGGGATGTGGTTGGAAGGCTGACCCAAAGCAATGGTGCCATTGTGACATTCCGCACACACAGTAGGCAGCTCATCATACACCCCGCCTATGTGACAATTGTCGCATGCAAGTTCTGCATGCACCCCATCTAAAGGAAACCCAGTGTCTAAATGATCAAAATCGGCCTGTGCCTGGACCTGGAATGAAAAAGTACAAAAAACACAAACCCACATTAAAATCGCAACACTCAGCGAGTTTTTTACGTTCAATAAGGCCATGTAACACCTTAGCAGCCGTTAATCGAAAAAAGTGCTGAGCAGCAGGCAATTGCCCGGAACTCCTTATGGGTTACGAGCGATGATTCCTAGGATGGTTGTGAATGGATAAATGTGAACTTAGGACCGTAAATATAAAATTAGGTACGATTCTGCACCGCAGACAAATCAACCAGCCGCCCTTAAAACCCCTGTCAGCTTGGACCGTCATGCTATCGCAACAACATTAGCAAAGGCTTAAAATCTTCTTAATTTACCCGTTTATAACTAGGATATTTCCTATGATACTGTAGGATTTTTCTTGGATTTAAATGTTTTAACGCTATATTTCAGTATCTTAGAAATTCTTTACCAAAGAAAACCTTAACCCACACTTTCTGATGTAGTTATTGTCTGACAATCCCGCTGTATTTTAGTCGACGGGATCAATGATCCGGAAGAATGACTTGCGTGGTCTCAAAAGCCTGCGTTTTTTCGTCAATCAAGGTCAATTCGTGGGTACCGATAAAAGCGATTTCCCCGTGTTTGAAAAAATGCCGTTTGATATTGCGACCGTTGACGATTGTACCGTTAGTGCTGCCTTGATCCTCGATAACGATGTCGTTCAAGCCTTCCATGTAGTCACTGGGTTTAACTGTTACAGAAGCGTGATTTCCACTCACCGTAATATCATCAATGCAAATTTCACACTCCGGACGTCGGCCAATCATAATTCGACCTTTTTTCAAGGGGTATTCGCCAACAATTACGCCTTCTCGTCTGTGTACTATTTTCGCCATTTTGCACTCTGTCTATAGCTTAAACTGATGAAACTGAACCCGTTACAGGGCTTTTGCCGGGCCTTGGTTTATTATCGGAACGAAAAGTCGAAACTATAAACCTCCGCACCGACGTAATGCTTTTGCAAGCTCCGCACCATTTTGATAGCGGTCATCCGGATTTTTTTCAAGGGTTTTATTAATTACCCGGCTCAGACATACCGGAAGCTCAGCACGGACTTGACGAATACCCTTGGGTTTGTCTTTGACAATTTTATACGCCAAGGAAGACATGGAATCCGCAGTAAATGGTAACGTTGCCGTAAACAATTGATACAAAGTCACTCCCAGAGAATACAAATCGGAACGTCCATCCACATCCGTGCCTTCCAATTGTTCCGGGGACATATAAGAAGGACTGCCCATAATAGTTCCGGTACGGGTTTTACTCGTATCCGTCAGGCAGGCGATTCCAAAATCCGTTACTTTTATGGCGTGGGTTTTGGGGTCATAAATAATATTCGCCGGTTTTACGTCACGATGAACCACATTTTGCGCATGGGCATAGTCCAACGCTTCGGCCACTTCCACACCGATTTGAAACACTTCATCGATGCTCAGTAAAGTTTCGCCTTGTACAAAATTGTCCAGACCATCACCGGTGATAAAGTCCATGGCGATATAGGCCAAATCGTGCTCCTCACCCACATCATATATGGTGACTATATTGGGGTGATTTAATCGACCGGCGGTTTCAGCCTCACGAAAGAAACGCCGTCTGACATCTTCCAATTGTTTTTGGTCGAATTCTTCAGACAAGGCCAGGGTTTTGATAGCAACCGTGCGGCCTATTTTAGGATCCACTCCCAAGTAGACGGTACCCATCGCTCCTTGCCCTACTATCTTTTCGACTTGATACCGCCCCAGGACAGGACGAGCAACATTGGGATGATCCACCACCAGCGTCGCCGCTGTATTCGGTGTACTGGTACGACTTAACAAATTGGGACTGGATACAGTCTGGTGTCTGGCTTTGCGTTCCTGGATATCACGATAGTTGGAATCTTTTCGTGAAATGTATTCATAGACTGCAACCGCCTGACGAAACTGCCGACGACTCTCAAATTCAATCCCTAAATTATAAAGACATTCTAAAAGTTTCTTATCCATTGGACACTTACGCATATAAGCAAAGGCTTTATCTAAATTACCATGAGTTTGCTCATTTAAAGCCAACTCTCGATAGGCATTAGCGGCTTCCAACTGCAAAGACTTAAACGCCATGGTCAATTTAAAATGAAATGCAACAATTAAATGTCCAACAACTAAAAACAATACAGGGATGGTTATTTTTAACCAACTGGTATATAAGAACATGGAAAAAAACATGGCGTTAATCATTAACACGGCCAAAAAACCGGAAAATGCCAAACCCACGTAACCACGCAAACGTAATGGAAGAAAAATAAAATAAAGGGCAACCACAAGGATCAAACACCGTTGAATCACATGGGACCCATAAGGCACATTTACCACATTGCCCTGGACCAAGGTGTTCACCAGATTAGCAAACCAAACCGGGTAGGAACTTTTGTCGCCGGAATACAATTTGACCATTGCCGTGTCTGCGTGGGACTGCCCTACCACCAGCACATCAAATTCATTTAATTCCACCGCTTTAATCTTTCCTGTCACAACATCTATAGCGGAATATACAGGGACTATGGATTTGTCAAATTTAGCTTCACCCAGTCTGGGAACCACATTAAACGCCGGATCGGTCGCGAACATCTGTCCTTGTACCCGCACCCCTTCACTGGGTATGAATTGAATTTTTTTCTGTGTTGCGCCATTAATCAGTGCCAAAACCTGTAAAGCCGCACTGGGAAAATATTTGTCTTGAAGTTTGATTATCAAAGGCTCCTGCACAATTGTTGCACCGTGCTCTGGCGCCGGATAGAAGCCATTGCGAGCCGATTTAAACAAGTCGGTTTGTGCATTGTTTACGCTATATTCAGTTTGCGGCATTGCATAGATAAACGTCAGCGCCCGCCCGAGTACAGAATCCTTGATAACCGTGTCCACTTCCAGAGATGGCGCCTTTACCGTTCCCGGTTGTGCATTGCCGGCAGCATAGGGCACCATGTAAATCACGTTTTTTCTGTCTAATAGACGAAGCAAAGTGCCGTTCTTATCCAAACCGCTAATGAGTCGCTGGAACTGCTTTTTCTCCTTTGGATTGAGCTTTTGCATCACAGTGTCTATATCTGCGCTTAGGTCGTGCGCGTCCACCGGCGGTAACCATACCAACGACTTGCCACGGAAAGATCGCAAGGTAGAGGCCAACTTAGCCAACTCCCCACTACCCCAAGGTTTTTGCTCATTACTTTTGATGGATTTGTCATCGATGGCAATAACCGCAACTTTGGCGTCAGTTGCCTGGGTCGGCGCCAATTGTGCAAAAATCTTATACAGCGGCCATTCCATTTTCTGTACGGCGCCGAAATAGCTGGCCCACACAGCCAAGATGGTCATAACCACAATGAGAACCCGATGACTCGACAATGTTCTGTTCTACCTTACCTATTTTAACTTAGTGCTTTTCGCACTCATTGATGCACGCAACAGTTTTTGGAAAGTATCGACAGAAGAGACTCCGCCTATCCCTGCGTGAATTCTATTTAACGGCCTGGTTCCTATTTTCTTCAGACTTAACCGCATCCCAAATCGCATTCAAGTCTTTGATTGCCATTGTGTGAATGGTCTTTCCCTGCGCTTCCAGCATCTGCTCCATACGCCGGAACCTTCGTTCAAATTTTTGGTTGGCCTGACGCATGACTGTCTCTGCATCCGCTTGCACATGGCGTGCAAGATTCACCACGGAAAACAATAAATCTCCCACTTCTTCACTTATTTGGTTTGGGTCTTTGATTTCCAGAGCTGAACGGATTTCAACCATTTCTTCTTCTATTTTTTCTAAGACGCCGGCGACGTCTTTCCAATCAAAACCCAGCCGCGCAGCCCGTTGCTGTAATTTTATTGCTCGAAGCAATCCAGGCAGACTGGCGGCAACCCCATCCATCTCACTGGTGTAATTCTTAGCCTGGCGTTCATGGGATTTGTATTTTTCCCAGTCCACACTTTGTTCTTGTGCCGATTTTTTTACATCCGTGCCAAAAACATGCGGGTGGCGTATGACAAGCTTTTGACAAATGCCTGCGACCACGTCCGAAAATTGAAACCATCCCCGTTCCTGAGCTAAATGTGAATGAAAAACAACCTGAAATAATAAATCACCCAGCTCTTCACACAACTCTTGCGGTTGCTCGCGCTCAATGGCATCCGCCACTTCATAGGCTTCCTCTATGGTGTACGGTGCAATCGTATGGAAGTCCTGCTGCAAATCCCAGGGACAACCATTAACCGGGTCGCGCAATTCTTGCATGAGCTGGATCAGGGCGTCAATGGAACTCACTCGATCCTGCTGTTGTCGTTGGTTGTGCTAACACTACTTGCCATGGGTTCTTGCAACGCTTGGTTGTTGTAACGGTGGGTATTGCCGGTTTTTGTAACACGTTT
This genomic stretch from Gammaproteobacteria bacterium harbors:
- a CDS encoding protein kinase, producing the protein MTILAVWASYFGAVQKMEWPLYKIFAQLAPTQATDAKVAVIAIDDKSIKSNEQKPWGSGELAKLASTLRSFRGKSLVWLPPVDAHDLSADIDTVMQKLNPKEKKQFQRLISGLDKNGTLLRLLDRKNVIYMVPYAAGNAQPGTVKAPSLEVDTVIKDSVLGRALTFIYAMPQTEYSVNNAQTDLFKSARNGFYPAPEHGATIVQEPLIIKLQDKYFPSAALQVLALINGATQKKIQFIPSEGVRVQGQMFATDPAFNVVPRLGEAKFDKSIVPVYSAIDVVTGKIKAVELNEFDVLVVGQSHADTAMVKLYSGDKSSYPVWFANLVNTLVQGNVVNVPYGSHVIQRCLILVVALYFIFLPLRLRGYVGLAFSGFLAVLMINAMFFSMFLYTSWLKITIPVLFLVVGHLIVAFHFKLTMAFKSLQLEAANAYRELALNEQTHGNLDKAFAYMRKCPMDKKLLECLYNLGIEFESRRQFRQAVAVYEYISRKDSNYRDIQERKARHQTVSSPNLLSRTSTPNTAATLVVDHPNVARPVLGRYQVEKIVGQGAMGTVYLGVDPKIGRTVAIKTLALSEEFDQKQLEDVRRRFFREAETAGRLNHPNIVTIYDVGEEHDLAYIAMDFITGDGLDNFVQGETLLSIDEVFQIGVEVAEALDYAHAQNVVHRDVKPANIIYDPKTHAIKVTDFGIACLTDTSKTRTGTIMGSPSYMSPEQLEGTDVDGRSDLYSLGVTLYQLFTATLPFTADSMSSLAYKIVKDKPKGIRQVRAELPVCLSRVINKTLEKNPDDRYQNGAELAKALRRCGGL
- the mazG gene encoding nucleoside triphosphate pyrophosphohydrolase, yielding MSSIDALIQLMQELRDPVNGCPWDLQQDFHTIAPYTIEEAYEVADAIEREQPQELCEELGDLLFQVVFHSHLAQERGWFQFSDVVAGICQKLVIRHPHVFGTDVKKSAQEQSVDWEKYKSHERQAKNYTSEMDGVAASLPGLLRAIKLQQRAARLGFDWKDVAGVLEKIEEEMVEIRSALEIKDPNQISEEVGDLLFSVVNLARHVQADAETVMRQANQKFERRFRRMEQMLEAQGKTIHTMAIKDLNAIWDAVKSEENRNQAVK
- a CDS encoding PKD domain-containing protein; protein product: MALLNVKNSLSVAILMWVCVFCTFSFQVQAQADFDHLDTGFPLDGVHAELACDNCHIGGVYDELPTVCAECHNGTIALGQPSNHIPVTLPCDRCHTTDGFQVSGTQLFDHSGIGTSNCAACHNSVNAGGKPANHILTQSDCGLCHGVDSWFVSLFDHTNQDTGTCSRAGCHSGLNKALNHPLTTDACEFCHIFVSWLPYIQPLDHSQVLGSCSSGGCHNAADKSPAHPLTSNVCEACHSSGRWLPLQTPIAHSHTVDVCINCHNGTIATGKSSLHPVTVTDCALCHQSGAAFLNLRLPLDHNAIIQPNCASLGCHNSNEKPVVHPPSSDACELCHVTTSWRDVTLAPSHSYTTGCTNAGCHIQAPVHPATVPNCENCHTYPLWADLTTFDHVFTSAGCTSSLCHDGASSRTFKSAAHPVTSNACELCHTNSTWRPLLLPFAHTETTDLCQNCHNGTVATGKGALHPQTTNTCDSCHQVGVSWLSILVPFDHTQVTNIAATCKDSGCHTTADEGGHGNCGVTNLDCVLCHNTSGWLNNPDSTLCGTTGGGTVPPPTGGGGGGTVGGNNAPTAVITGPATGFCNTNYTFDGTLSADPENDPLNYTWTIGTAILTGPFATQSFNAAGTYIVTLVVNDGQLDSLPVDHTIVISGGMGCGM
- a CDS encoding FHA domain-containing protein; its protein translation is MAKIVHRREGVIVGEYPLKKGRIMIGRRPECEICIDDITVSGNHASVTVKPSDYMEGLNDIVIEDQGSTNGTIVNGRNIKRHFFKHGEIAFIGTHELTLIDEKTQAFETTQVILPDH